GTACTGGCAATCATCATCCTGTTCTTCATCACATTGCGCAACTGGATCAAACAAAAGCATATTGCCGATGTAAAAACTGACTTTATCAACAACATCACCCACGAGTTCCATACGCCATTGTCTGCTATTATGGTAGCCAATAAGAACATTCAGAATGAAAGGGTACTCGAAAATAAAACAGCTATCCGTTCCCTTTCTGACATCATAGAGCGGCAGTCTCAAAGATTGAAGTTATTGATCGGGCAGGTACTCGATATTGCTACCGTGGACCAGCTATATGTGCAGAAAAGCCCGGAAGACCTGAATGTATTGATCAGTGAGATCCTCACAGACTTCAGTATCAAGTTCCCTTCAGACAATCTGCAATTATCTTTTGTACCTGCACCATCCACTATCATTGTCGATACAGACAGTTTCCACTTTACGACCCTATTGCTCAACCTCCTGGATAATGCGGTTAAATACAACCTGCAGGAGGTAAAGCAGATTCAGGTAGCTGTGGTAGTAATAGACACCGATATACAGATCTCTATCAGTGATAACGGAATTGGTATGGATAAAGAAACAATCCGTTATATCTTTGATAAATTCTACCGGAATCAAAAAGACCTGACGCAAAATGCAAAGGGTTTAGGATTGGGGCTGCATTATGTAAAACAATGCATAGATGCGCATCAATGGGCTGTAAGAGTGGAGAGCGAACCTGGCATGGGAAGTACATTTGTAATCATTATACCTAAGTGAAAATTGTAAGGGGATGAAACACAAAATTCTATTAGTAGAGGATGAAGCAGACCTCGGAAACGTTGTAAAACAATACCTGGAATTAATGGATTTTGATGTGGACTGGCAGCAAAATGGCCGGACCGCCCTGGACGTATTTGAGAAATCGCCCAATGCCTATCATATTCTTCTTATAGATGTAAACCTGCCGGGACTGAATGGATTTGAACTGGCGGAGCATATCATCCAGCTGAACAGTGACGTGCCTTTCCTCTTCCTCACGGCGAGAGGAGATAAGAACGACAGGTTGAACGGCCTGAAAATAGGGGCAGATGATTATGTGGTAAAACCTTTTGATGTAGATGAACTGGTACTACGCATCCGCAATATCATCAAGCGGAAACAACCTGTAGTCAGTGCGGAGCCTGCCCAGCAAAAAGTGATCAATATAGGTACCACACAGCTCTTTGTAGATTCATTGAAGCTGGTAACAGAACAGGGTGAAGAGATCATTCTTACCCCGAGGGAATGTGATTTGCTGGTGCTGTTCTTCAACAATGTGAACCGTGTATTGAAGCGGGAAGAAATTCTCACTAAAGTATGGGGTTCCAATGACTACTTTGTAGGCCGCAGCCTCGACGTTTTCATTTCACGTTTCAGAAAATATTTCCAACATAATATCAATATCAGTATCAAGAATGTATATGGTATTGGGTTCGTATTTAATGTGAAATAACAATTGCCTTGTTTGCCCCCTTATAAGCCGCGCCCTGGTAAGATAAAGTTCCCATCCCTGATGAGGTATCGGCGTTGGCAACGGCTACGCTCATGTCAGGTGCATCCTGCTGGTTATTTAACTGATGTTGTTCTACACTCACCGATATGGTAAATGTGGTGATCACCGCGATGACACCCAGGGAGGCAAATGAAGCCGCATACTGTCTATATAAGTTCAGTTTCATGATCTTTCTTTTTAAAAGGACTGCAAGGCTGCTGATACAGCCCCACAGACCTAACAACAGAGAACAGAAGGTTGATTTTTGGACCCATCCCCGGCCAGTATCTGCATAGCAATACCCACTCCGTTGAAGGATCAGTTATTTTTTGCCGGTGAATAATAAAGCTGAATTTGTTTGAACAGTGGTGGACTGTATCAGGTGGTGGTGATAACAAATTTAATGGGAGAGATCGTATTTTCCAAAAAATAGTCCATAATTATTATAGACTAAACGAAAGGGAATGATTCTCAATACGGTACAAGGAGGTATGATTGCGAAAATCCCCTTTCGCAGTAATTTTCTGATCTTTAAATGTGGGTTATCAATGCGTCGCTTTTCTGCTGCTGTAGTGATAAACTGTTGTCCGATGTCTTTCTTTGCTCACTTTGCCTTTATGGCCATAGATTTTGTTTACAATAACAAATACAACTGTAATGCTCGCAATGATAACATAATGCAATACGATTGAAGGCATAATGTTGGTGGAATAAAGTTGTTGATAGTGGTGTTTAGTGCTGTCTGGTGCTGTTTTTAGTGCGCCCTTAAACTTAACCGATTTCGTAGCAAAAGATACTGCACTATCGCGAATTTAACATCACACTTTCCTGTTATTAACAAACATTAACATAGCCCCATGAGCCTGCATTATGTATCATTGCGAAACATATTAAAATAATTATTTACGGCATACGTAATGGTGTCTTTACTGACACTGGTTTGCCCAAAACAGGCATCCCATTCTTATCCCAGCTAAAGGGCTGCATACGGGGAGAACGCTTGTTTCCACAGCCATCACCCGGATTATCGTTGGCATGATACAGTATCCAGTTTTGTTTACCATCGGGTGTTGTAAAGAAGGAGTTATGCCCTGGCGCAAACACTCCTGTTTCAGGTGATTGCAGGAACATTGGCTTCGTGCTCTTCTTCCAGCTGGCGCTATCCAGCAGGTTACTATTACCGTCGGCTACCAGCATACCCAATGCATAAAAGTCTGTCCAGCAGGCAGATGCACTGTAGAACAGGAACAGCTTATTGCCATGTTTCAGGATCTCCGGGCCCTCGTTCACGTTAACGTGTGGCAGCTTAGGATCGTTCAGATCGCCATGTGTTTCCCAGTCAAACGTAGGACGGGAAATCCTGACCCGTTTGCCCGTAATAGTGAAAGGATCCTTCATTTCCGCGATGTAGATGTCCTGTTCCCCGTTCTTATCTCCTTCCCAGCCGGACCAGATCATATACAACTTTTGTTTGTGTTCAAATACGGAGGCATCGATGGCCCACTTGTCAGCAGGATCGCTTACCTTTCCTTTCATTTCCCAGGTACCTTCCATTGGGTCAGCAGCACTGTTTTCCAGTACATAGATACGGTGGTTCTGATTATCGCCCTCGTCAGCACAGAAGTATACATACCATTTACCCCGCAGAAAGTGGATTTCCGGAGCCCAGATATCTTTGGAGAAAGGACCCGTAGCAGGAGGTGTCCAGATATTCTTGTGAGGGGCTTCTCCCAGTTTAGCCATATTAGCTGTTTTCCAGAGTTCCAGGTGATTGCCTACGGTATGCATGTAGTAATAATACCCATCCTTATACGTTACCCAGGGATCAGGGCCGGATGTGAGGAGGGGGTTGAGAAAGGAGCCTTTCTGTTGTGCATTGCAGGCAAAGGCACAAAGCAATACACAAAGGCGGAAGATAGATTTCATATACAAGAATTAAAAAACCGCTGAATGCAAATTCTCATTGCACTCAGCGGTCATGTGATGACAAATATTAAAGGTTAATTTTAACCACTTCTGAATAGAGCAGATCTTCCACACCTGCGATCTTTACACCAATTCTTGCAAAGGCATAATTCTGATCGCCGGTAGTACCTACCTGAGACATAGAAGCAGGAATGTCGACAGACATTGCTACGTTGTTCAGATCGGTAATATCGCTGCCAGATAACGCCGTCCTTACTTTATAATTGCTCTGGTCTACGATGGCAGTCTGGTTCAGATAAAGATACACGTTTTCTATGCTTCTTGCGTTAGCATCTGTGATGATCTGTTCCAGTTTGAAAGTAGCTGCCGCTTTAGTACCGCTTTTGGCGATCTGCTGGTTACGAATCATGTAGTAAGGCATTACCTCAATGTTCATTTTCCTATTGCCAGACAGGTTCAGCAGAAGGGTATCGCTATTTGTAGCATTGTTAATTACAGATCTGAAGGGGCCCTGACCGGCAGGGATGATCAGCTTGTAATTACCGTTGAAGAGGAGGGAAGAGAAAGAACCATCTTCCTGTACCTCCACCGCAATTGAGCCGCTCTTACCCCATCCCGGTTCCCACAGTTCGAAATATACAGCCCGTGAAGCTACATTGATGGCTTCACCCTGGTAAGTAATGCTACCCTGAAAAGAGGTCTTTGGTTCATCATAATTATCCTTCTTGCATGCAAATGCAGTCATGGCAATCAATAGACCGGTGATATATTTTCTACGAAACATAATTTACATTTTACTGATTAGGATTCTTTACCAGCTTAGGGTTATTACTCAGGATATCTGCTGAGATAGAAGAGTAATAGTTACCCAGGTTGAAGCGGTGTGAAGCAGTTACGTTAGCAGATTTCACCACTTTGAATACATACTTACCATTGTTTGCATTACCTGGATTGTAGATCTTGTAAGGCCACAGACCATAGATCTGGGTACTCAACTTATCAGCTTTGCCGATGTTGGAAACGACATCACTTGCGCTGATGCTTTCTCCATTCCATACTTTATGTGCCAGGCGCCAGCGTTTGTTGTCAAACAGTTCATGACCTTCAAATGCCAGTTCTACCTTTCTTTCATGTACGATTCTGTCGAAAGTAATGTCAGTAGCAGCCAGTGGTGTAGTCAGACCAGCTCTTGCACGCACGGTGTTCATATAACCAGCTGCAACAGCAGGCTGATTCAGTTCGAAAGCGGCTTCCGCTGCATTCAGCAGTACTTCTGCATAACGGTAACGTACCCACCAAACTTCACTTTGTGTACCCAGCTGACCGGAACCAATGGTTGGGTCCATGAACTTACGTACCAGGAAACCAGTTTGTGCAGAGTATTCTTTACCATCGATCGGGCCATCAGTACCTACTACCTGTACGCCTGTAGGGCCACCGGGAATATTACCGATTTCACCATAAGTATCACCGCTGATCACGCTGAACGCGCCATT
This window of the Chitinophaga sancti genome carries:
- a CDS encoding response regulator transcription factor: MKHKILLVEDEADLGNVVKQYLELMDFDVDWQQNGRTALDVFEKSPNAYHILLIDVNLPGLNGFELAEHIIQLNSDVPFLFLTARGDKNDRLNGLKIGADDYVVKPFDVDELVLRIRNIIKRKQPVVSAEPAQQKVINIGTTQLFVDSLKLVTEQGEEIILTPRECDLLVLFFNNVNRVLKREEILTKVWGSNDYFVGRSLDVFISRFRKYFQHNINISIKNVYGIGFVFNVK
- a CDS encoding glycoside hydrolase family 43 protein → MKSIFRLCVLLCAFACNAQQKGSFLNPLLTSGPDPWVTYKDGYYYYMHTVGNHLELWKTANMAKLGEAPHKNIWTPPATGPFSKDIWAPEIHFLRGKWYVYFCADEGDNQNHRIYVLENSAADPMEGTWEMKGKVSDPADKWAIDASVFEHKQKLYMIWSGWEGDKNGEQDIYIAEMKDPFTITGKRVRISRPTFDWETHGDLNDPKLPHVNVNEGPEILKHGNKLFLFYSASACWTDFYALGMLVADGNSNLLDSASWKKSTKPMFLQSPETGVFAPGHNSFFTTPDGKQNWILYHANDNPGDGCGNKRSPRMQPFSWDKNGMPVLGKPVSVKTPLRMP
- a CDS encoding DUF3823 domain-containing protein, with amino-acid sequence MFRRKYITGLLIAMTAFACKKDNYDEPKTSFQGSITYQGEAINVASRAVYFELWEPGWGKSGSIAVEVQEDGSFSSLLFNGNYKLIIPAGQGPFRSVINNATNSDTLLLNLSGNRKMNIEVMPYYMIRNQQIAKSGTKAAATFKLEQIITDANARSIENVYLYLNQTAIVDQSNYKVRTALSGSDITDLNNVAMSVDIPASMSQVGTTGDQNYAFARIGVKIAGVEDLLYSEVVKINL